The proteins below are encoded in one region of Brachyspira intermedia PWS/A:
- a CDS encoding MalY/PatB family protein, translating to MTIEQFNDEYLVSREGTNSEKWETKKDKRFNTDGLLPMWVADMEFKAPNEVIEAINKRVIHGVFGYTVLWDSYFEAFFNWQKSRYNIDLKKEWISFSIGVVTSIYWLVNAFTQKNDSIIILTPVYYPFYNAVKDNGRNLIECVLNNDNGIFSIDFDRLENDIVKNNVKMMIFCNPHNPVGRVWTDEEIDKTFDICKKHNVYIISDEIHQDINLGIRPFISALSIKNKDKYMDKLIVVTSASKTFNLACLLNSHIIIPNEDTRKIYNDYVNTISRTELSLLGMVAAEAAYKYGADWLDGLLKTIKRNYDYIKNELNEKVPDIIISPLEGTYLPFIDLRKVVNPDRVKEFIQDDCKIAVDFGEWFSKDYKGFIRLNIATNFEYIKIFTDNVILQLKTKNYK from the coding sequence GACTGCTTCCTATGTGGGTTGCCGATATGGAGTTCAAAGCACCCAATGAAGTAATAGAGGCTATAAATAAAAGAGTTATTCATGGAGTTTTCGGATATACTGTTTTATGGGATAGTTATTTTGAGGCTTTTTTTAATTGGCAGAAAAGCAGATACAATATAGATTTAAAAAAAGAATGGATAAGTTTTTCTATAGGTGTTGTAACTTCTATATATTGGCTTGTTAATGCTTTTACCCAAAAGAATGATTCAATTATTATACTTACTCCTGTATATTATCCTTTTTATAATGCTGTTAAAGATAATGGCAGGAACTTAATTGAATGCGTATTGAATAATGATAATGGTATTTTTTCTATAGATTTTGATAGATTAGAAAATGATATTGTAAAAAACAATGTTAAAATGATGATATTCTGTAATCCTCATAATCCTGTAGGAAGAGTATGGACTGATGAAGAGATAGATAAAACTTTTGATATATGCAAAAAGCATAATGTTTATATCATTTCAGATGAGATACATCAGGATATAAATTTGGGAATTCGTCCTTTTATATCTGCACTTTCCATAAAAAATAAAGATAAGTATATGGATAAATTAATAGTAGTAACTTCTGCATCAAAAACTTTTAATTTAGCATGTCTTTTGAATTCACATATTATTATACCTAATGAAGATACTAGAAAGATATACAATGACTATGTTAATACTATAAGTAGGACTGAATTGAGCTTGCTTGGTATGGTTGCTGCGGAGGCTGCTTATAAATATGGAGCAGATTGGCTTGACGGATTATTAAAAACTATAAAAAGAAATTATGATTATATTAAAAATGAATTAAATGAAAAGGTACCTGATATAATAATAAGTCCTTTGGAGGGTACATATTTGCCTTTTATAGATTTAAGAAAAGTTGTTAATCCTGATAGGGTAAAAGAGTTTATACAAGATGACTGTAAAATAGCTGTTGATTTTGGAGAATGGTTTTCTAAAGATTATAAAGGTTTTATAAGATTGAATATTGCTACGAATTTTGAATATATAAAAATTTTTACAGATAACGTCATTTTGCAGCTTAAAACTAAAAATTATAAATAA